The Mycolicibacterium smegmatis genome has a window encoding:
- the nuoD gene encoding NADH dehydrogenase (quinone) subunit D: MSTSTVPPDGGEKVVVVGGNDWHEVVAAARAGAAAQAGERIVVNMGPQHPSTHGVLRLILEIEGEIITEARCGIGYLHTGIEKNLEYRNWTQGVTFVTRMDYLSPFFNETAYCLGVEKLLGITDDIPERASVIRVMLMELNRISSHLVALATGGMELGAMSAMFYGFREREEILRVFESITGLRMNHAYIRPGGLAADLPDDAITQVRRLVEILPKRLKDLEDLLNENYIWKARTVGVGYLDLTGCMALGITGPILRSTGLPHDLRKAQPYCGYENYEFDVITDDRCDSYGRYIIRVKEMHESVKIVEQCLEKLKPGPVMISDKKLAWPADLKLGPDGLGNSPEHIAKIMGHSMEGLIHHFKLVTEGIRVPPGQVYVAVESPRGELGVHMVSDGGTRPYRVHYRDPSFTNLQAVAAMCEGGMVADAIAAVASIDPVMGGVDR; this comes from the coding sequence ATGAGTACATCGACGGTCCCGCCCGACGGCGGGGAGAAGGTTGTCGTCGTCGGCGGCAACGACTGGCACGAGGTGGTCGCCGCCGCGCGGGCAGGCGCGGCGGCGCAGGCCGGCGAACGGATCGTGGTCAACATGGGCCCGCAGCATCCGTCCACCCACGGAGTGCTGCGGCTGATCCTGGAGATCGAGGGCGAGATCATCACCGAGGCCCGGTGCGGTATCGGCTACCTGCACACCGGCATCGAGAAGAACCTCGAGTACCGCAACTGGACGCAGGGCGTCACGTTCGTCACCCGGATGGACTACCTGTCACCGTTTTTCAACGAGACGGCGTACTGCCTGGGCGTGGAGAAACTGCTGGGGATCACCGACGACATCCCCGAGCGCGCCAGCGTGATCCGCGTGATGCTCATGGAACTCAACCGGATCTCCTCGCATCTGGTGGCGCTGGCCACCGGCGGGATGGAACTGGGCGCGATGAGCGCCATGTTCTACGGCTTCCGTGAACGCGAGGAGATCCTGCGGGTCTTCGAGTCGATCACCGGTCTGCGGATGAACCATGCCTACATCCGTCCCGGCGGTCTGGCCGCCGACCTGCCCGACGACGCGATCACGCAGGTGCGCAGGCTGGTCGAGATCCTGCCGAAACGCCTCAAGGATCTGGAAGATCTGCTCAACGAGAACTACATCTGGAAGGCCCGCACGGTCGGGGTCGGCTACCTGGATCTCACCGGCTGTATGGCGCTGGGCATCACCGGTCCGATCCTGCGGTCCACCGGTCTGCCGCACGATCTGCGCAAGGCACAGCCGTACTGCGGTTACGAGAACTACGAATTCGACGTCATCACCGACGACCGTTGCGACTCCTACGGCCGGTACATCATCCGGGTCAAGGAGATGCACGAGTCGGTGAAGATCGTCGAACAGTGCCTGGAAAAGCTGAAGCCCGGGCCGGTGATGATCAGCGACAAGAAACTGGCGTGGCCGGCCGATCTCAAATTGGGGCCCGACGGCCTGGGCAACTCGCCCGAGCACATCGCCAAGATCATGGGCCACTCGATGGAGGGCCTGATCCACCACTTCAAGCTCGTCACCGAAGGCATCCGCGTACCACCGGGGCAGGTGTACGTCGCCGTCGAATCCCCGCGAGGTGAACTCGGCGTGCACATGGTCTCCGACGGCGGCACCCGGCCCTACCGCGTGCACTACCGCGATCCGTCCTTCACCAATCTGCAAGCGGTGGCGGCGATGTGCGAGGGCGGCATGGTGGCCGACGCGATCGCCGCGGTGGCCTCGATCGACCCTGTGATGGGCGGAGTGGACCGCTGA
- a CDS encoding NuoB/complex I 20 kDa subunit family protein, with the protein MGLEERLPGGILLSTVETVAGYVRKGSLWPATFGLACCAIEMMSTAGPRFDIARFGMERFSATPRQADLMIVAGRVSQKMAPVLRQIYDQMVEPKWVLAMGVCASSGGMFNNYAVVQGVDHVVPVDIYLPGCPPRPEMLLHAILKLHDKIQQMPLGVNREEAIREAEQAALAVPPTIELKGLLR; encoded by the coding sequence TTGGGACTAGAAGAACGTCTGCCCGGCGGAATCCTGCTGTCGACGGTCGAGACGGTTGCCGGATATGTCCGCAAAGGTTCGCTGTGGCCCGCGACGTTCGGTCTGGCCTGCTGCGCGATCGAGATGATGTCAACGGCCGGACCGCGCTTCGACATTGCCCGGTTCGGCATGGAGCGGTTCTCCGCGACACCGCGGCAGGCCGATCTGATGATCGTCGCGGGCCGCGTCAGCCAGAAGATGGCCCCGGTGCTGCGCCAGATCTACGACCAGATGGTCGAACCGAAATGGGTGCTGGCCATGGGGGTCTGCGCATCCTCCGGTGGCATGTTCAACAACTACGCGGTGGTGCAGGGTGTCGACCACGTGGTGCCCGTCGACATCTACCTGCCCGGGTGCCCACCACGCCCCGAGATGCTGCTGCACGCAATTCTCAAGCTGCACGACAAGATTCAGCAGATGCCGCTCGGGGTGAACCGCGAGGAGGCCATCCGGGAGGCCGAACAGGCCGCCCTGGCCGTACCGCCCACCATCGAACTCAAGGGGCTGTTGCGGTGA
- a CDS encoding NADH-quinone oxidoreductase subunit A, which translates to MALYTPILILGAIAAVFAVVSVGIALVIGPRRFNRSKLEAYECGIDPLPPVAAGLTGQRIPIRYYLIAMLFIVFDIEIVFLYPWAVAFDSLGLFAVIEMLLFMLTVFVAYAYVWRRGGLNWD; encoded by the coding sequence ATGGCTCTGTACACGCCAATCCTCATTCTGGGGGCGATCGCGGCCGTTTTCGCCGTGGTATCCGTGGGGATCGCCCTCGTGATCGGCCCACGGCGCTTCAACCGGTCGAAACTCGAAGCCTACGAATGCGGCATCGACCCCCTGCCGCCCGTCGCCGCGGGCCTGACCGGCCAGCGCATACCGATCCGGTACTACCTGATCGCGATGTTGTTCATCGTCTTCGACATCGAGATCGTCTTCCTGTACCCGTGGGCGGTGGCCTTCGACAGCCTGGGACTGTTCGCGGTGATCGAGATGCTGCTGTTCATGCTCACGGTGTTCGTGGCATACGCCTATGTCTGGCGGCGAGGGGGCCTGAATTGGGACTAG
- a CDS encoding NADH-quinone oxidoreductase subunit C, whose translation MSTSNGSANGTNGAGLPRGDDPEIIAVRRGMFGNRDTGDTSGYGRLVRPVALPGSTPQPYGGYFDAVMDRLAEVLGEERYAMSIERVVVYRDQLTIEVSRVQLPAVASVLRDDPDLRFELCLGVSGVHYPEDTGRELHAVYPLMSITHNRRLQLEAAAPDADPHIPSLYAVYPTTDWHERETYDFFGIIFDGHPSLTRIEMPDDWEGHPQRKDYPLGGIPVEYHGAQIPPPDQRRSYS comes from the coding sequence GTGAGCACCTCCAACGGATCCGCCAACGGCACCAACGGCGCCGGCCTGCCCCGCGGTGACGACCCGGAGATCATCGCGGTACGCCGCGGGATGTTCGGCAACCGGGACACCGGCGACACGTCCGGATACGGGCGTCTGGTGCGTCCGGTCGCACTGCCCGGCAGCACACCGCAGCCGTACGGGGGTTATTTCGACGCCGTGATGGACCGGCTGGCCGAGGTGCTCGGCGAGGAACGGTACGCGATGTCGATCGAACGCGTCGTGGTGTACCGCGACCAGCTGACCATCGAGGTCTCGCGCGTGCAACTGCCCGCGGTGGCAAGCGTATTGCGCGACGATCCGGACCTGCGCTTCGAACTGTGCCTGGGTGTCAGCGGCGTGCACTACCCCGAGGACACCGGACGCGAGTTGCACGCCGTGTACCCGCTGATGTCGATCACCCACAACCGCCGCCTCCAGCTGGAGGCCGCGGCGCCGGATGCCGATCCGCACATCCCGTCGTTGTACGCCGTCTACCCCACCACCGACTGGCACGAGCGGGAGACCTACGACTTCTTCGGGATCATCTTCGACGGGCATCCGTCGCTGACACGTATCGAGATGCCCGACGACTGGGAAGGCCACCCGCAGCGCAAAGACTATCCGCTGGGCGGTATTCCGGTGGAATACCACGGCGCCCAGATCCCACCGCCCGATCAGCGGAGGTCCTACAGCTGA